CTCCAGCAACAAGAATAGAAGAGTTGAGAGGAATGCTTTTGTTTGTTAAAAGCACAGGTGAGGTCATGGTCTTTGATGGTTTGGTATGGAGCAAAGCTTTTGAAATAGAATCTGACAATATTTCAAGATTTCAGCTGAATTCTGTTTCAACCACTACTGGTTCTGTTTTTTTACCTATCAATAGTACTATTGATAAGTCCAATTTTCTTGCAGATCCATTAAAGCTTAAAACAAATGTTCCAACAACAGGAGCCAATCTTAACCGGTTGTATATTAGGCAAACTGGATTGTATAGAATTAATCTGAATCTTAATTTTACAGGACCAGCAGGATCTTTTAGTAACAGATTGGGAGCCAGTTTATATCTGAATGATGTGAAAAGGTTTCAATTATTGGAAGATACCGTTAATTTTGACGGAACCAATCGAAAGATCAGTTTAGATATTTCAGTGTATGCTGTTCAGGGACAGTATATTACTCTGGATGCTATTTCTGAAGTAGGAGGAACTACAGCTTATACCGTAACGACAGACAGCTATGTAACTGTAGAAAAAGTATTATAAGATAAAACAAACCTTAATATTTCAATTGAAAGTCACTCTTAATGTACTAAGAGTGACTTTTTTATTCTTTACCAATAATTTCGGCATTTGCTGAATCTTTTATAGCTTTGCTGAAATTTTTTGAGACAATGGAAATGCACAAAGATTTTTTTATATACCAGGCACAAACCACAAAATTTGCTGCAGGTTTTGAAGTTGAAAAAGCAGAAGGGAATTATATTTATGGCACAGATGGAAGAAAATATCTTGATTTTGTAGCAGGAGTTTCCGCCAATACCTTAGGGCATTCACATCCAAAAATAGTCAATGCGATCAAGGAGCAAGCCGATAAATATCTTCACGTAATGGTGTACGGAGAATATGCTCAGGAAAAACCCATAGCATTATGTAAATTACTGGCAGAAGCAACTCCGGAACCTTTGGAGGTAACCTATTTGGTAAATAGTGGTGCTGAAGCTATTGATGGAAGCTTGAAATTAGCTAAAAGATATACGGGGAGAGAAGAAATTATTTCCTTTAAAAATTCTTATCATGGAAATACCCATGGAGCATTAAGTGTTTCAGGAAATGAAAATCATAAAAGAGAGTTTCGTCCCTTATTGCCCATGATTACTTTTATCGAATTCAATAATGAAAATGAGTTTGATAAAATCACTGAAAAAACAGCGTGTGTAATTCTTGAAACTATTCAAGGGGCTGCCGGATTCCTGGTTCCGAATGATGATTATCTGATCAAATTGAAAGAAGATGTGAAGAAGTAGGAGCTCTTTTGATTCTTGACGAGATCCAACCTGGATTTGGTAGAACAGGAAAACTATTCTCATTTGAACATTTTGGAATTGTTCCGGATATTCTTGTTATGGGAAAAGGAATGGGAGGGGGTGTTCCGGTAGGAGCATTTATGAGTTCCAAAAAAATCATGGAAACCTTATCTCATTCTCCAAAGTTAGGACACGTTACTACTTTTGGAGGAAATCCACTGATCGCAGCAGCGAGCTATGCTACTTTGAAAGAAGTACTGGAAAGTGGCTTAATGGAAGAAGTTGAGGAAAAAGAAAAACTATTCAGAGAACTTCTGGTTCATCCTAAAATTAAAAATATTAATGGTAAAGGATTAATGCTTGCCGTTAATCTCGGAGAGCCGGAATATACATTAGGCGTAGCTAAAAAATGTATGGAAAGAGGACTTATTGTTTTCTGGCAGTTATACAGAAATGAATATTTGAGAATCTCTCCACCGCTTACCTTATCTCTTGATGAAATCAGAAAAGGTTGTCAGATCATACTTGATATTCTTAATGAAGATTAAAGATAAAGTCTCTCCAAACGGAGGGATTTTTTTTATGCTTTACATCGTAGTTTTATAGGTTCATACTTAACATAATACGTATTTATAATCTCTGATAAATATCATGCAGATTCTTTAAAAAAGTAACTGCAATTTTGTGTAATAAAAAAATTAATTTATATATTGCGGGACGATAAAAACAAAGATTATATGGCGAAACATAAAGTCCATTACGAATTTCCAATGCACTGTTTATCAGAGATTTTATACGAATATCTGGCTACTGCAGAGGGATTGTCTGAATGGTTTGCGGATGAGGTTACAGAGAAAGGCGATGATTTCTTTTTTAGCTGGGGCGGAGGTCCTGCTGAAAAGGCCACTTTGATCAGATATAAGCCTGAAGGTTTCGTGCGTTTTAGATGGGAAGAAGATGAAGGAACGAAAAACTTCTTTGAAATGACTATCACAATAGATGATATTACAGAAGATTTAGCACTTAATATTACAGATTTCTGTGAAGAAGGTGATGAAGATGAAAACGCAATGTATTGGGAAAATCTTATTGAAAACCTCAGAATAAAATTAGGTGCTGCATAATGTAGACCTATATCAAATGATAAAACTGATGAACGATTTATCGTTCATTATTTTTTTGTAAATAAATCACATCAAAATTTGGAAAATCAATATTTTACATCTGACGCATTAAATGTGAAAAATAGAGCCTTTCTTTGGGGCGATGCAGTGAAGGTTTCTTTCTTTATAAGAAACAACGGATTGATCATGGATGAAGAATGCTATTTCTTCCTGATGGCTTCCATGAGAAAGATGAGAATGAATATTCCCTTAACCTATACACTGGAATTTTTCCAGTCACTATTCCAAAAGGATATCATAGAAGGTAAAGGAATACAGAATGGAATTATCAATTTTCAGGTATTTAGAAATCAGGATGCTCCAACATTGGCGAAATCTTCAATTTCCTACTTTTATGAAGTGGTAGAGGTAGATGATATACTAGCTGTTCAACAAAGACCCTTGGAAATGGATATGATCAAGGAAATCAATGTGAATAATAACCTCTTAAGTAATATTAGAGTACATTGTCCGGAAAATATTTATGGTGGAATTTATGCCCAGGAAAATGATCTTGATGATGTTATCCTTTTAAATCCTAATAAAAGAATTGCCCGTACTACTTCTGGTAATCTTTTATTTATGGAAGGAAATATTATTAAAGTTCCCAAGCAAACAGAAGGAGCTTACATTTCTCCTTTAATGGAAAATTTTGTTACTTTCTTACATAAAAATAACCTGGCTGATATCCAGGAACATGAGATTATTGCATTTGAATCTCAGAAAGCAGAAGAGATTCTGATGATTTCTGATGAAAAAGGCATATTTTCTGTAGGTAAAATAAGGAATAAAACCTTTGAAACTTCCCGATTCACAGAATTGGTAGAAAGTTGGAAAAAGAGTTTTAACTCATAAAAATTGACAAACCCGGTAAACAACAACATTACAAAGTCCTTTACCGGGTTTTATTCTGATAAAATCAGAAATTGTTTCTTTATTTAATTTCCGTTGATGATGTCAACGAATTTTCTTGCGATTTCTGCCTGTCCATTTTCACTGGTGATATAAGCTCTGTCTGAAGAATTATTGATAAATCCCAGTTCTACCAATACAGCAGGGGCTTTGGTTTCTC
This is a stretch of genomic DNA from Chryseobacterium tructae. It encodes these proteins:
- a CDS encoding aminotransferase class IV gives rise to the protein MENQYFTSDALNVKNRAFLWGDAVKVSFFIRNNGLIMDEECYFFLMASMRKMRMNIPLTYTLEFFQSLFQKDIIEGKGIQNGIINFQVFRNQDAPTLAKSSISYFYEVVEVDDILAVQQRPLEMDMIKEINVNNNLLSNIRVHCPENIYGGIYAQENDLDDVILLNPNKRIARTTSGNLLFMEGNIIKVPKQTEGAYISPLMENFVTFLHKNNLADIQEHEIIAFESQKAEEILMISDEKGIFSVGKIRNKTFETSRFTELVESWKKSFNS
- a CDS encoding START-like domain-containing protein, with product MAKHKVHYEFPMHCLSEILYEYLATAEGLSEWFADEVTEKGDDFFFSWGGGPAEKATLIRYKPEGFVRFRWEEDEGTKNFFEMTITIDDITEDLALNITDFCEEGDEDENAMYWENLIENLRIKLGAA